The following coding sequences lie in one Apostichopus japonicus isolate 1M-3 chromosome 13, ASM3797524v1, whole genome shotgun sequence genomic window:
- the LOC139978357 gene encoding ceramide-1-phosphate transfer protein-like, whose protein sequence is MADNKEEGFDLQMVKECFEEAKLENNDILIEKYLEGFKEIDRFFCMMGTLFSFIAKDITEKSRILREHKSENPDQFTVVQTMVDYEVSNDLTKSKTASGLLSGSRTLLRLHRSLLFFAKFLEKVPALDDEAKCSEAASEIYGITLGNFHPWLIRQAAYLAMRSLPTKKVLIERYIKQNYQEAEELVPLLVKAMLDVYDVIESLYADKDLLQLP, encoded by the exons ATGGCAGACAACAAAGAAGAGGGGTTTGATCTCCAAATGGTAAAGGAATGCTTTGAAGAAGCTAAACTGGAAAACAATGACATTCTTATTGAGAAGTATTTGGAAGGGTTTAAAGAAATAGACAG ATTCTTCTGTATGATGGGCACACTCTTCAGCTTCATTGCCAAAGACATCACAGAGAAAAGCAGGATCCTTAGGGAGCACAAATCAGAAAATCCAGACCAGTTCACCGTGGTGCAGACCATGGTCGATTATGAGGTATCGAACGATCTCACAAAGAGCAAGACTGCGAGCGGTCTGCTCTCTGGATCAAGGACTCTCTTGCGATTGCATAGAAGTCTTCTCTTCTTTGCCAAATTTCTGGAAAAAGTCCCCGCATTAGACGACGAGGCTAAGTGTTCAGAAGCGGCTTCAGAGATTTACGGCATAACTCTCGGTAATTTCCATCCTTGGCTGATCAGACAAGCAGCTTATTTGGCCATGAGATCTCTACCAACTAAGAAGGTTCTCATTGAAAGGTACATCAAACAGAACTATCAAGAAGCCGAGGAATTGGTTCCTCTATTGGTCAAGGCGATGTTGGACGTGTATGACGTAATTGAATCTTTATATGCAGACAAAGATCTCTTGCAGTTACCTTAA